The Oscillatoria sp. FACHB-1407 genome window below encodes:
- a CDS encoding pentapeptide repeat-containing protein: protein MLLAAGERDFSNIDLSSAKSSCVNLKDVNLTRANLRHANLRWADLRGADLSWARIEGADLHATNLRGTKMPDGTVHN, encoded by the coding sequence ATGTTACTTGCAGCAGGAGAACGAGATTTTTCAAACATTGATCTCAGTTCAGCCAAATCGAGCTGTGTAAATTTGAAAGATGTAAACCTCACAAGAGCAAATCTACGTCATGCTAACTTGCGATGGGCAGATTTAAGAGGAGCTGATCTCAGTTGGGCAAGGATAGAGGGAGCCGATTTACATGCGACTAACCTAAGGGGAACCAAGATGCCCGACGGAACTGTGCATAATTGA
- a CDS encoding RNA recognition motif domain-containing protein, which produces MSIYVGNLSYEVTQDDLSQTFSEYGTVKRVQLPTDRETGRVRGFAFVEMTTDAEEITAIEALDGAEWMGRDLKVNKAKPREERGSSGSSWGNRSNSSRHY; this is translated from the coding sequence ATGTCGATTTATGTCGGTAACTTATCTTATGAAGTTACACAGGATGATTTGAGCCAAACTTTCTCTGAATACGGCACAGTCAAGCGAGTTCAGTTGCCGACTGACCGGGAGACAGGTCGGGTTCGTGGGTTTGCCTTTGTTGAAATGACAACAGACGCAGAAGAAATAACTGCGATCGAAGCACTAGACGGTGCAGAGTGGATGGGACGTGACCTCAAGGTTAATAAGGCAAAACCTCGTGAGGAGAGAGGCTCTTCTGGTAGTAGTTGGGGAAACAGAAGCAATTCTTCTCGGCACTACTAA
- a CDS encoding response regulator, whose protein sequence is MLITAEFPVNPKMLKEVQILLVDNDCDTQDLYTFLLEDQGAKVTTSTSIQDALDVLDGYIPNLMICEMRFLGESVLPLIQRVRSLAVGTGRSIPILVISTCDPIHLAQQLTVKVEAYLLKPIDLEAFLNQVRNLERLPKTIYPSSIQDWAINLYPVNGLCCCNGQN, encoded by the coding sequence ATGTTGATCACAGCTGAATTCCCTGTGAATCCCAAAATGCTCAAAGAAGTTCAGATTCTTCTAGTAGACAACGATTGCGATACCCAAGATCTGTATACTTTTCTGCTGGAAGATCAGGGTGCAAAGGTAACAACCTCTACATCAATCCAAGACGCATTAGATGTTCTGGATGGATACATACCCAATCTTATGATTTGTGAAATGAGGTTCCTGGGCGAAAGTGTTTTGCCACTGATCCAACGAGTCAGATCCCTAGCAGTTGGCACTGGCAGGTCGATCCCCATTCTGGTCATTTCAACGTGTGATCCAATTCATCTGGCTCAACAGTTGACGGTAAAGGTTGAAGCGTACTTACTTAAGCCGATTGATCTTGAAGCTTTCTTGAATCAAGTCAGGAACCTGGAACGCTTGCCAAAAACTATTTACCCATCTAGCATTCAAGACTGGGCGATTAATCTGTATCCGGTCAACGGGTTGTGTTGTTGTAACGGACAGAATTGA
- a CDS encoding sensor histidine kinase has translation MSNSVSERLKQNAEKIMQMWEVRARNEVSASLHQDSLVLQNSLPLYLNQLADELSTRIERKPAKITAAQVETTRIGKQHGHERAGYADYSMTQLIFEYHILRQVIFQVLEEETPLGVRERDIIIDSIEQAVNDAATQFSQTLQDIQELFMVTLTHDLRGPVNVVKMGTQLILRRLERGDAHIDVAARMISAIDRMDSMIQNLLDASRIRAGQSLKLEFEECYLDQLLQEAVEDLNFTYGERFVLLADPAIKSNCSRKQIRRVIENLATNAVKYGAPNTPITLTLQQTATQIELIIHNEGNPIALEAQSILFQQFRRTVSAEEQTGWGLGLFLAKSIIETHQGTIEIESAEGKGTSFIVKLPRCSMVPE, from the coding sequence ATGTCTAACTCAGTTTCAGAACGTCTTAAGCAAAATGCTGAAAAGATCATGCAAATGTGGGAGGTGCGGGCACGGAATGAAGTGAGTGCATCCCTGCATCAAGATTCTCTGGTCTTGCAAAACTCTCTACCTCTGTACTTAAATCAACTGGCTGATGAACTCTCAACCCGGATTGAACGGAAACCTGCCAAAATCACAGCGGCTCAGGTAGAAACCACTCGCATTGGCAAGCAACATGGACATGAACGTGCAGGCTATGCCGACTACTCAATGACTCAACTCATCTTCGAGTACCATATCCTGCGTCAGGTAATTTTTCAGGTTTTAGAGGAAGAAACCCCTCTAGGTGTGAGAGAACGAGATATCATCATTGACTCGATCGAGCAAGCTGTGAATGATGCGGCGACCCAATTTTCCCAAACGCTGCAAGATATTCAAGAACTCTTTATGGTGACATTAACCCACGATCTTAGAGGTCCAGTTAATGTTGTCAAAATGGGCACTCAACTCATTCTTCGTCGGTTGGAGCGAGGAGATGCCCACATTGATGTGGCGGCAAGAATGATCAGTGCGATCGATCGCATGGATTCGATGATTCAAAACTTGCTCGATGCAAGTCGAATACGGGCAGGACAGAGCTTAAAGCTTGAATTTGAGGAATGTTATTTGGATCAATTGCTTCAAGAAGCCGTGGAAGATTTAAATTTCACTTACGGAGAGCGTTTTGTTTTGCTTGCTGATCCAGCTATCAAAAGCAATTGCAGCCGTAAGCAGATTCGGCGGGTCATTGAAAACCTAGCCACAAATGCTGTGAAGTATGGTGCTCCAAATACGCCAATCACTCTCACACTTCAGCAAACTGCAACACAAATTGAGCTGATAATTCACAATGAAGGTAATCCGATCGCTTTAGAAGCGCAATCTATCTTATTTCAGCAATTTCGTCGTACTGTCTCTGCTGAAGAGCAGACCGGATGGGGATTAGGGCTATTTTTAGCAAAGAGTATTATTGAGACGCATCAAGGAACCATTGAAATTGAAAGTGCGGAGGGCAAGGGGACAAGCTTTATTGTTAAGTTGCCTAGATGCTCTATGGTTCCAGAGTAA
- a CDS encoding pentapeptide repeat-containing protein: protein MNIKELCSRYAAGQRDFRNLNLIAANLRNLNLSGVNLSGANLTKANLTRANLSCANLTGAILTGANLTDTNLARATLIDANLSDTNLVSTNLNRTPLSGTAKN, encoded by the coding sequence ATGAATATTAAGGAACTGTGTAGCCGTTACGCAGCAGGACAAAGAGATTTCAGGAACCTGAATCTGATAGCAGCAAATCTGAGAAACTTGAACTTGAGTGGTGTCAACCTCAGTGGTGCTAATTTGACCAAGGCAAATCTCACTCGAGCAAACTTGAGCTGTGCTAATCTCACTGGAGCAATTTTAACTGGGGCAAATTTGACTGATACGAATTTGGCTAGAGCAACCTTGATAGATGCTAATTTGAGTGACACAAACTTGGTTAGTACTAATCTAAACCGCACACCCCTATCTGGAACTGCAAAGAATTAA
- a CDS encoding allophycocyanin, producing the protein MSIIKKLIENADTECRYLTPGEMDQIKSFVMSGDRRLRLVKALTESRERIVKQATNQLFQKRPSLVSPGGNAYGEEMTATCLRDMDYYLRLITYSVADGETAPIQEIGVIGVRQMYNSLGTPVDAVAEGVRAMKNLTMSLMSGEDASEVGTYFDYLINAL; encoded by the coding sequence ATGAGTATTATCAAGAAATTAATCGAAAATGCTGATACAGAATGTCGTTATCTCACTCCAGGCGAGATGGATCAGATTAAAAGCTTTGTGATGAGTGGCGATCGCCGTTTGCGGCTAGTCAAAGCCTTAACCGAAAGTCGTGAACGGATTGTGAAGCAGGCTACAAACCAATTGTTTCAAAAACGACCCAGCTTGGTCTCTCCGGGTGGCAATGCCTATGGTGAGGAAATGACGGCCACCTGCTTACGAGATATGGATTACTATTTGCGCCTGATCACCTATAGCGTTGCGGATGGGGAAACAGCACCCATTCAGGAAATTGGGGTTATTGGAGTCCGTCAAATGTATAACTCTCTTGGTACTCCCGTTGATGCTGTTGCTGAAGGGGTGCGGGCGATGAAAAATCTCACCATGTCCCTGATGTCAGGGGAAGATGCGAGCGAAGTAGGAACTTATTTTGACTACTTAATTAATGCCCTTTAA
- a CDS encoding ATP-binding protein, with amino-acid sequence MPDDSFLVLEVKDTGKGIALEKQHLLFQAFQQIDSTNHPQLAGSGLGLVLSKQ; translated from the coding sequence ATGCCAGATGACAGTTTTTTAGTGCTTGAGGTGAAGGATACGGGTAAAGGAATTGCGTTAGAGAAGCAGCATCTGCTATTTCAAGCCTTTCAGCAAATCGACAGTACAAATCACCCTCAACTGGCTGGTTCTGGCTTGGGGCTTGTTTTATCTAAACAATGA
- a CDS encoding response regulator, whose translation MMATPTIQVLIADDHPIVRNGLVRMIELTDGMNVVGEAETGTQAIALFHQHQPDITLMDLRMPDMTGVEAITTIRQQYPTARIVILTTYDTDEDIFRGLQAGARGYLLKDSKMHQLLAAIRNVYAGQTYIPPEVGAKLAERMSHPQLSDREQDVLKQMVQGMNNQEIAEALHITESTIKFHVSNILHKLGVSDRTQAVLIAIKRGFANL comes from the coding sequence ATGATGGCCACTCCAACAATTCAAGTCCTCATTGCTGATGATCATCCCATTGTCCGTAACGGATTAGTTCGCATGATTGAACTAACAGATGGCATGAATGTGGTTGGTGAAGCGGAAACTGGAACACAAGCGATCGCGCTATTTCATCAACATCAGCCCGATATCACATTAATGGATCTACGAATGCCAGATATGACAGGGGTAGAAGCGATTACCACCATTCGCCAGCAGTATCCAACTGCCCGTATCGTCATTTTAACTACCTATGATACCGATGAAGATATCTTCCGAGGTTTGCAGGCTGGAGCTAGAGGGTACTTACTCAAGGACAGTAAGATGCATCAACTGCTTGCTGCAATCCGTAATGTTTATGCGGGACAAACCTATATTCCCCCTGAAGTTGGTGCGAAGCTTGCTGAGCGAATGAGCCATCCACAACTGAGCGATCGTGAGCAGGATGTGCTGAAGCAGATGGTTCAGGGTATGAATAACCAAGAGATTGCAGAAGCTCTTCACATTACAGAAAGTACGATTAAATTCCATGTTAGTAATATCTTACATAAGTTAGGAGTGAGCGATCGCACTCAAGCTGTTTTAATTGCGATTAAACGGGGATTCGCGAATTTGTAG
- a CDS encoding NACHT domain-containing protein, translating to MVKRSLQASPAGIQRAKRAFALKGWTQENLAGEVNLKTRQPIWRFFTGQPVDRQIFLAVCSILDLDWRDIAESPPAEFPEPGEGVTSASSNSNPLDIDSLVQQVRSHYRGTIQNQCGFLQLLDINRPVSIDDIYVDVNILEEIVSQQWFEIANLQNLNPTEFDRIGLGVVEQPQIPGLQAVETHSKLRVLGKPGVGKTTFLKHLAIQCNRGEFAAQQVPIFVTLRDFAEECRESGRVSLLDYIRQAWQIAGVPDLSVLKTLLQEGRILLLLDGLDEVLNQDSTTILREIRKFSEKYHKNQFVVSCRTVAQKLQLPGFTDVEIAPFSQAQITTFAQKWFVALAQRNPQTGEAQSRQFMQKLDLPENWQFRQLVVTPLFLHLACWMFHGQEKFPAKRSEFYKQGLDLLLGKWDEAKGIDRDDVYRDFRLPQKLRLLSQLASVTFEQGQYFFEQRTIEQYIEEYLRNLPGALLEPEELQLESEAMLKSIEAQHGILIERARGIFSFSYLAFQEYFTARKIVASHNLRSLEQALGGLVSHITDPHWREVFLLTVAMLRSADSLVQLMKQEIDALVAQDSYLQEFLVWASQKSQTIPSQPKLATTRAFYLALAQPSPTAATFALASTLDQGIVLDAALENLLLEFATDHSRDFAYVNACSEALNNILVMVLDAGFYKSLQQLKDQLPPPSQNRERLQHWWEQNYGAWVEQVRGTIAHYRNIHHPWQFTPEQQQVLQHYYDANQLLIDCLNSNCEVTTAIRQEIEATLLLPQQELEDREWQGD from the coding sequence ATGGTCAAGCGATCGCTCCAGGCATCCCCTGCTGGAATTCAACGGGCAAAACGAGCCTTTGCCTTGAAAGGGTGGACTCAGGAAAATTTAGCAGGAGAAGTGAACTTAAAAACTCGTCAACCGATCTGGCGATTTTTCACAGGTCAACCCGTCGATCGCCAGATTTTTTTAGCGGTTTGTTCCATTCTCGATTTAGACTGGCGAGACATTGCAGAAAGTCCGCCTGCTGAATTCCCTGAACCGGGGGAAGGGGTTACATCTGCTTCCTCAAATAGTAATCCTTTAGATATTGATAGCCTGGTGCAACAGGTGCGATCGCACTATCGAGGTACCATTCAAAACCAGTGTGGTTTTTTGCAACTCCTCGACATCAATCGTCCTGTCAGCATTGATGATATCTATGTTGATGTCAATATTTTGGAAGAGATTGTTAGTCAACAGTGGTTTGAGATTGCCAATCTGCAAAACCTGAACCCAACGGAGTTCGATCGGATTGGCTTGGGCGTTGTTGAGCAACCGCAAATACCAGGACTGCAAGCCGTTGAAACCCACTCAAAACTACGAGTTTTGGGGAAACCAGGGGTCGGCAAAACAACATTTCTAAAACATCTTGCTATCCAGTGCAATCGAGGCGAATTTGCCGCCCAGCAAGTTCCCATTTTTGTGACGTTACGGGATTTCGCTGAAGAATGCAGAGAGAGTGGCAGAGTTAGCCTTCTAGACTATATTCGTCAAGCATGGCAGATTGCTGGAGTCCCCGATCTCTCCGTGCTAAAAACCCTATTGCAAGAGGGCCGCATTCTACTCTTACTAGATGGTTTAGATGAAGTGCTGAACCAGGACAGCACCACTATTTTGCGGGAAATTCGTAAATTCTCAGAAAAGTATCACAAAAATCAGTTCGTTGTTTCTTGTCGTACCGTTGCTCAAAAGCTGCAACTGCCAGGGTTTACGGATGTTGAAATTGCCCCGTTTTCCCAGGCTCAAATCACGACCTTCGCTCAAAAGTGGTTTGTCGCCCTTGCCCAGCGAAATCCTCAGACTGGGGAAGCTCAATCCAGACAATTTATGCAAAAGCTAGATTTGCCAGAAAACTGGCAGTTTCGTCAACTGGTGGTGACTCCCCTGTTTTTGCATCTGGCTTGCTGGATGTTTCACGGTCAGGAGAAATTTCCAGCAAAACGATCGGAGTTTTATAAACAAGGGCTAGATTTGCTGCTCGGCAAATGGGATGAAGCCAAAGGAATCGATCGCGATGATGTCTACCGAGATTTTCGGCTGCCCCAAAAGCTGAGGCTGCTGAGCCAGCTGGCATCCGTTACCTTTGAACAGGGACAATACTTTTTTGAGCAGCGCACGATTGAACAATATATTGAGGAGTATTTGCGGAATTTGCCCGGGGCCCTGCTGGAACCAGAGGAACTACAACTGGAGAGCGAAGCGATGCTCAAATCGATCGAGGCGCAACACGGCATCTTGATTGAACGCGCACGCGGAATTTTTTCGTTCTCCTATCTTGCCTTTCAAGAATATTTTACGGCTCGCAAAATTGTCGCCAGCCATAATCTTCGGTCATTAGAGCAAGCCCTGGGAGGGTTGGTCAGTCATATTACCGATCCTCACTGGCGGGAAGTCTTTTTGTTAACCGTTGCCATGTTACGCAGTGCCGATTCCCTGGTGCAGTTGATGAAGCAGGAAATTGATGCCCTGGTGGCTCAAGATTCCTATCTACAGGAATTTCTGGTATGGGCCAGCCAAAAATCTCAGACGATTCCATCCCAGCCTAAATTAGCTACTACACGAGCGTTTTATCTGGCTCTTGCCCAGCCCTCCCCGACCGCCGCAACCTTCGCCTTAGCCAGCACCCTGGATCAGGGGATCGTGCTAGATGCAGCTTTGGAGAACTTGTTGTTAGAGTTTGCCACCGACCACAGTCGAGATTTTGCCTATGTCAATGCCTGTAGCGAGGCCCTCAACAACATCCTGGTCATGGTTCTGGATGCAGGATTTTATAAGTCTCTGCAACAATTGAAAGATCAATTGCCCCCACCCAGTCAAAACCGGGAACGATTGCAACACTGGTGGGAACAAAATTATGGTGCCTGGGTAGAACAGGTCAGGGGTACGATCGCCCACTACCGCAATATTCATCACCCCTGGCAATTTACACCGGAGCAACAGCAAGTGTTGCAACATTACTATGATGCCAACCAACTTCTGATCGACTGTTTGAATAGCAATTGCGAAGTGACTACCGCCATTCGACAAGAAATTGAAGCAACGCTGCTACTACCTCAGCAGGAACTAGAAGATCGGGAATGGCAAGGAGATTAA
- a CDS encoding efflux RND transporter permease subunit, which yields MTTLFYRNARLLILTLVLIVVWGVSSFVTLPRLEDPEINQRSATVTTLFPGASSDRVEALVTEVIEQELSEIEEIDTLESASSLGISIVTINLKETVSDVEPVWQRVRSKVDDAVPQLPEGALEPRYEDQEVKANALILGLLWETDAPVNYGILRRWAKTLEDRLGFLPGTDQVEVFGDPQEEIQVVVRQSDLAQLGLTTQELAQQVQASDAKVSAGQLRNPNQNLVLELSNELDSLERIRTIPIRTATSGQVAQLGDIAQVDRRIREPADHLALVSGKPAIVLAATVESAQRIDQWMTSARETLKVFQTELPAGIAIATLLDQSKYVNTRVNGVMRELLIGSILATLVITVMMGWRSALVVGIASPLACLLVFGWMRLLGVPIHQMSLTGLIIAIGLLIDNAIVMVDEVQIRLHQGMAPVDAIADSTRRMALPLSSSTLTTVLAFMPITLQSGSVGEFTGTIGLSGILGLTSSLLISLTVLPALSGILHRWQPSPKLPHWAEQGLSIPQLTRWYRHSLQSAFRRPMGAIALSLILPVMGFAVTPHLNQQFFPPTGRDQFYIDFELSEQTALAQTQAQALEARSLILQHASVLDVHWFLGKSAPTFYYNVIGKRENESNYAQGWVQLRPGVLPAKVIQTLQTELNDAFPAARVVVRQIEQGPPYDAPIEVRLYGGELNTLRQLGEQVQAEVLSLRSNSPVGANAPVIHTRATLTEAQPKLAVTVDEVQARLVGLDRMAIARQLDSTLEGTTGGSILEQTEELPVRVRLSDVQRADLPGVTGLDLVTGDRQSIPFATVGDVSLVPDFPVIARRNGRRVNTVQVFLTAGILPATVQHHIEQRLHQLQFPPGYIWEFGGESAERSESIANLLSTVGVLTVLMVATLVLTFNSFTLAASIGAIALLSAGLGLLALWISGYPFGFTAILGTIGLIGIAVNEATVVVSALQNDELASSGNLPATQAVVIHATRHLVATTITDIAGFIPLLFDPTGFWNPLAIVIAGGLGGVTLLSIYFVPAIFLKLRPLSSSRIAPPSH from the coding sequence ATGACTACACTGTTTTATCGCAATGCTCGGCTGTTGATTCTGACGTTGGTGTTGATTGTTGTTTGGGGTGTTTCGTCCTTTGTGACTCTACCGCGTTTAGAAGATCCAGAGATCAATCAACGGAGTGCAACCGTCACTACTCTGTTTCCGGGGGCGAGTAGCGATCGCGTTGAGGCATTAGTTACAGAAGTGATCGAACAAGAATTATCTGAAATTGAAGAAATCGACACGCTGGAGTCTGCATCGAGCCTGGGAATTTCGATTGTCACGATTAATTTGAAAGAAACCGTCAGTGATGTTGAACCTGTGTGGCAGCGAGTTCGCAGTAAAGTCGATGACGCAGTACCTCAGTTGCCTGAAGGTGCTTTGGAACCTCGCTACGAAGATCAGGAAGTAAAAGCCAATGCTCTGATTCTTGGTCTGCTCTGGGAGACAGATGCCCCCGTCAACTACGGTATTTTGCGACGTTGGGCGAAAACGCTAGAAGACCGACTCGGATTTTTGCCGGGAACCGATCAGGTTGAGGTGTTTGGCGATCCACAGGAAGAAATTCAGGTTGTGGTTCGGCAGTCTGACTTAGCGCAGTTGGGATTGACAACACAGGAGTTGGCTCAACAGGTACAGGCGAGTGATGCCAAAGTGAGTGCCGGTCAGCTTCGGAACCCTAATCAAAATTTAGTGCTTGAACTGTCAAATGAGTTGGATTCTTTAGAGCGCATTCGCACAATTCCCATTCGTACGGCTACAAGTGGGCAAGTAGCGCAGTTGGGTGACATTGCTCAAGTCGATCGCCGGATTCGAGAGCCTGCCGATCATCTGGCGTTGGTGTCAGGCAAACCCGCGATCGTTCTTGCAGCAACCGTTGAATCCGCCCAACGTATCGACCAGTGGATGACCTCTGCCCGTGAAACGTTGAAGGTTTTCCAGACCGAGTTACCAGCAGGAATTGCGATCGCCACTCTTCTGGATCAGAGCAAATATGTCAACACTCGTGTGAATGGTGTCATGCGGGAGTTGTTGATCGGTTCTATACTGGCGACGCTGGTGATCACAGTCATGATGGGATGGCGGTCGGCACTGGTCGTTGGCATTGCCTCACCCCTGGCGTGTCTGCTCGTCTTTGGCTGGATGCGACTTTTAGGTGTGCCTATTCATCAAATGTCTCTAACCGGGTTGATTATTGCGATCGGGTTACTGATCGACAATGCGATCGTTATGGTAGACGAAGTGCAGATTCGCCTGCATCAGGGAATGGCTCCGGTGGATGCGATCGCCGATAGCACTCGCCGTATGGCACTTCCCCTCAGCAGTTCTACCCTGACAACGGTACTGGCGTTCATGCCCATTACCCTGCAATCAGGAAGTGTGGGGGAGTTCACAGGCACGATCGGGTTAAGTGGCATTTTGGGATTGACTAGCTCCCTGCTGATCTCCCTCACCGTCCTGCCTGCTCTTTCAGGGATATTACATCGCTGGCAACCATCCCCCAAACTGCCCCACTGGGCGGAGCAGGGACTGTCAATTCCTCAATTGACTCGCTGGTATCGCCACAGCTTACAGTCTGCTTTTCGTCGTCCTATGGGGGCGATCGCCCTTTCCCTGATTCTGCCTGTTATGGGGTTTGCCGTTACACCTCATTTGAATCAGCAATTCTTTCCTCCTACGGGGCGGGATCAGTTTTACATTGATTTTGAACTATCGGAGCAAACCGCTTTAGCCCAAACACAAGCACAAGCCCTCGAAGCTCGAAGCCTGATTCTGCAACATGCATCAGTGCTCGATGTGCATTGGTTTTTAGGTAAAAGTGCTCCAACGTTTTACTACAACGTTATTGGCAAACGGGAGAATGAGTCTAATTATGCACAGGGTTGGGTGCAACTGCGTCCGGGTGTGTTGCCTGCGAAGGTGATCCAAACACTACAAACAGAATTAAACGATGCATTTCCGGCGGCTCGTGTTGTGGTACGACAAATTGAACAGGGCCCCCCTTACGATGCACCAATCGAAGTTCGGTTATACGGTGGAGAGCTAAATACACTCAGGCAATTGGGGGAACAGGTACAGGCTGAAGTTTTGTCTTTGCGAAGCAATTCTCCTGTTGGGGCAAACGCTCCTGTGATTCATACACGTGCCACCCTGACTGAGGCGCAGCCGAAATTAGCGGTGACGGTTGATGAAGTGCAAGCCCGACTGGTGGGACTCGATCGGATGGCGATCGCCCGTCAACTTGATTCCACATTGGAGGGGACAACAGGTGGGTCAATTCTGGAGCAAACAGAAGAACTGCCTGTACGGGTGAGGCTATCCGATGTTCAGCGAGCCGATCTTCCTGGTGTAACTGGGCTAGATTTAGTCACAGGCGATCGCCAATCGATTCCCTTTGCCACCGTTGGAGATGTTAGCTTAGTCCCTGATTTTCCGGTGATCGCCCGTCGCAATGGGAGGCGTGTCAATACGGTGCAGGTATTCCTAACGGCAGGAATCTTACCTGCTACTGTTCAACACCACATTGAACAACGGTTACATCAACTTCAATTTCCACCCGGTTATATTTGGGAGTTTGGCGGCGAATCTGCTGAACGCAGCGAATCAATTGCTAATTTACTCTCAACGGTAGGTGTCCTAACCGTGTTGATGGTGGCAACGCTGGTTCTCACCTTCAACTCATTTACACTAGCAGCAAGTATTGGTGCGATCGCCCTTCTTTCAGCTGGATTAGGTTTATTAGCACTTTGGATTTCTGGCTACCCCTTTGGGTTTACAGCAATTCTGGGCACGATTGGCTTGATAGGGATTGCTGTGAACGAAGCAACAGTCGTTGTCTCTGCTCTACAAAATGATGAACTTGCAAGCTCTGGTAATCTTCCCGCTACTCAGGCTGTGGTGATTCATGCAACTCGTCATTTGGTAGCGACGACGATCACGGATATTGCAGGATTTATACCCCTGTTGTTTGATCCAACTGGATTTTGGAATCCACTGGCGATCGTCATTGCGGGTGGATTAGGTGGTGTTACCCTGCTCTCTATTTACTTCGTCCCTGCTATATTTCTGAAACTTAGACCTTTAAGTAGTTCACGAATTGCTCCGCCAAGCCATTAA
- a CDS encoding pentapeptide repeat-containing protein, whose product MDAQEIVQRYAEGQRNFSHVSLIQVCLVNAKLIGADLIGADLIGANLHGAELTEAHLSQARLNQANLADADLVQACLTHADLSGADLSGADLTYADLSGADLSGAKLGGTDLREANLHQANLNGVDLRCADLSGANLREADLKDANLDGAYLGGADLTGADIQGATINKAELSKTKMPDGTIYACSVPANLRLI is encoded by the coding sequence ATGGATGCGCAAGAGATCGTGCAGCGATATGCCGAAGGACAACGGAATTTCAGCCACGTTAGCCTGATTCAAGTCTGTCTGGTAAATGCAAAGTTAATTGGAGCAGACCTCATTGGAGCAGACCTCATTGGAGCAAATTTACATGGAGCAGAGTTAACAGAGGCTCATCTCAGTCAAGCGAGGCTGAATCAGGCAAATTTAGCAGATGCAGATTTGGTGCAGGCTTGTCTCACCCATGCAGATTTGAGTGGAGCAGACCTTAGTGGAGCAGATTTGACCTATGCCGATTTAAGTGGGGCAGATCTCAGCGGAGCCAAGTTGGGAGGAACAGATCTGCGAGAAGCAAATTTGCATCAAGCGAATCTGAATGGTGTTGATTTACGCTGTGCAGACTTGAGTGGAGCAAATTTAAGGGAAGCAGATCTCAAGGACGCAAACCTCGATGGGGCTTATTTAGGTGGAGCAGATTTGACGGGAGCAGACATTCAAGGTGCAACGATCAATAAGGCAGAACTAAGCAAAACCAAGATGCCTGATGGAACGATTTACGCCTGTAGTGTCCCAGCCAATCTGCGATTAATTTGA